From the genome of Pseudomonadota bacterium, one region includes:
- the pheS gene encoding phenylalanine--tRNA ligase subunit alpha, which yields MTNDLDQLRDKLLASIDEASDLAALETVRIGALGKKGTISQRMQGLGRLPASDRKTLGQNLNLVKSSIAEAIDTKRILLEAAQLDAKLSDESIDVSLPVRTAELGRLHPITQTIDEAVAILGEMGFVVAEGPEIEDDFHNFTALNIPPEHPARQMHDTFYLPEKEDGGRPVLRTHTSPVQIRTLESVKPPLRVIAPGRTYRCDSDMTHTPMFHQIEGLVIDKETHFGHLKGCLLNFLAAFFEVEELPLRFRPSFFPFTEPSAEVDIGCSRDGGEIQIGGGDDWLEILGCGMVHNNVLSACGIDPDEYQGFAFGLGVERMAMLKYGIPDIRTFFEADLRWLKHHGFMPLETPSLVRGLS from the coding sequence AGATTTAGCGGCTCTGGAAACCGTTCGTATTGGAGCCCTTGGCAAAAAGGGTACCATCTCGCAGCGCATGCAGGGTTTGGGGAGATTGCCGGCCAGTGATCGCAAGACCTTAGGCCAAAATCTAAATCTGGTTAAAAGCTCCATTGCTGAAGCAATTGATACTAAGAGAATTCTGTTAGAAGCTGCCCAACTGGACGCCAAGCTTTCAGACGAATCGATAGATGTGTCACTTCCAGTCCGTACAGCCGAACTAGGGCGCTTACACCCTATCACGCAAACAATTGACGAAGCTGTAGCAATATTAGGGGAGATGGGCTTCGTGGTCGCTGAGGGTCCAGAAATAGAGGACGATTTCCATAACTTCACTGCACTCAATATCCCACCTGAACACCCGGCGCGGCAGATGCATGATACATTTTATTTGCCGGAGAAAGAAGACGGCGGACGGCCGGTGTTGCGTACTCATACTTCGCCCGTACAGATACGAACGCTGGAGTCGGTTAAGCCGCCATTGCGCGTGATAGCGCCCGGTCGAACATACCGGTGTGATTCAGACATGACGCACACGCCCATGTTTCATCAGATTGAAGGATTAGTAATCGATAAAGAGACTCATTTCGGACACCTGAAGGGGTGTCTCTTGAATTTTCTTGCTGCATTTTTTGAGGTGGAAGAATTACCCCTTCGGTTTAGACCGAGTTTTTTTCCCTTCACTGAGCCGTCGGCAGAGGTAGACATTGGATGTTCACGCGATGGAGGAGAGATTCAAATTGGCGGGGGTGATGATTGGCTGGAGATCCTGGGGTGCGGAATGGTACACAACAACGTACTCTCTGCATGCGGTATTGACCCAGATGAATATCAAGGGTTTGCTTTCGGCTTAGGAGTGGAACGAATGGCCATGCTTAAATATGGAATTCCCGACATTCGGACTTTCTTCGAGGCTGATCTCCGTTGGCTCAAGCATCACGGGTTTATGCCTCTGGAGACACCAAGCCTTGTCCGTGGATTGAGCTGA